In Geminocystis sp. NIES-3709, a single genomic region encodes these proteins:
- a CDS encoding SDR family oxidoreductase, with protein sequence MTKLDNTVILITGAGGGFGEEFIKQLLEKGSRLILTDVDRQKLLSQAITITSEINQGKIIACLQGDLSTAEGCQQLYEQVRELNISIDMLINNAGMGLYGRIDEVPMMEWQKLMQINLLSPMTLTALFLPEMIKQKKGHIVNISSLAGWVGLSGMSPYASSKFGLRGFSEALDREVKQYNIKVSVAYPFFSRTPILKSKAYGTLAENYQGFPAHLATNPADVIRQIIKGISNNKLHIFPDKFSLSIYLLKKYLPINIFKLLINNEVE encoded by the coding sequence ATGACTAAATTAGATAATACCGTCATTTTGATAACTGGTGCTGGAGGAGGTTTTGGAGAGGAGTTTATCAAACAATTATTAGAAAAAGGTAGTCGTTTAATTTTAACGGATGTCGATCGTCAAAAACTGCTTTCTCAGGCTATTACTATTACCAGTGAAATTAATCAAGGTAAAATTATTGCTTGTTTGCAAGGGGATTTATCTACTGCGGAAGGTTGTCAACAATTGTATGAGCAAGTTAGGGAATTAAATATATCGATCGATATGTTAATAAATAATGCAGGAATGGGATTATATGGACGTATAGATGAAGTTCCGATGATGGAATGGCAAAAGTTAATGCAGATTAATCTTCTTTCTCCCATGACTTTAACGGCCTTATTTTTACCAGAGATGATTAAGCAAAAAAAAGGACATATCGTTAATATTTCTTCTTTAGCAGGATGGGTAGGTTTATCGGGAATGAGTCCCTATGCTAGTAGTAAATTTGGACTACGTGGTTTTAGTGAAGCACTCGATCGAGAAGTCAAACAATATAATATTAAAGTTAGTGTTGCCTATCCTTTTTTTAGTCGCACTCCTATTTTAAAATCTAAAGCCTATGGTACATTAGCCGAAAATTATCAAGGTTTTCCCGCTCATTTAGCCACTAATCCTGCCGATGTTATTCGACAAATTATCAAAGGAATTAGTAACAATAAATTACATATTTTCCCTGATAAATTTTCTTTATCTATTTATCTACTTAAAAAATACTTACCGATAAATATATTTAAGCTCTTGATAAATAATGAAGTTGAGTAG
- the ftsZ gene encoding cell division protein FtsZ produces MTNDYLAEMNESDLNLAEYLEPSAKKPVNRSNPPVRTGKRVKQGNETPETNMNFNQIIPSNVAQIKVIGVGGGGCNAVNRMIQGNVVGVEFWQINTDSQALSQSMATNCLQIGQKLTRGLGAGGNPAIGQKAAEESRDEIAKTLENTDLVFITAGMGGGTGTGAAPIVAEIAKEMGCLTVGVVTRPFTFEGRRRTTQAEDGIQALESKVDTLIVIPNNKLLSVIPSDTPLQESFRMADDTLRQGVQGISDIITIPGLVNVDFADVRAVMADAGSALMGIGIGSGKSRAKEGAVAAISSPLLESSIQGATGVVLNITGGTDLTLHEVNTAAETIYEIVDPNANIIFGAVIDEKMQGEIRITVIATGFSGEPKINPIAKTAVKANTSSTSTGNLEENNNPNPDPSNVTSGLDIPEFLQRRRFPRR; encoded by the coding sequence ATGACAAATGATTACCTAGCAGAAATGAATGAATCAGATTTAAACCTAGCCGAATATTTAGAGCCATCGGCGAAAAAACCTGTTAATCGTAGTAATCCACCAGTTCGCACGGGAAAACGAGTTAAACAAGGAAATGAGACACCAGAAACCAATATGAACTTTAATCAAATTATCCCTAGTAATGTCGCTCAAATCAAAGTCATCGGAGTGGGTGGTGGTGGCTGTAATGCGGTTAATCGCATGATTCAGGGTAATGTGGTAGGGGTTGAATTTTGGCAAATCAATACTGATTCCCAAGCCTTATCTCAATCAATGGCTACCAATTGCTTACAAATCGGTCAAAAACTTACCAGAGGGCTAGGTGCTGGGGGAAATCCAGCCATCGGACAAAAAGCGGCGGAAGAATCCAGAGATGAGATAGCGAAAACGTTAGAAAATACTGACTTAGTATTTATCACCGCCGGGATGGGTGGTGGTACAGGTACAGGTGCGGCTCCTATTGTGGCAGAAATTGCCAAAGAAATGGGTTGTTTAACGGTAGGAGTTGTAACTCGTCCTTTTACGTTTGAGGGTCGTCGTCGCACTACCCAAGCAGAAGATGGAATTCAAGCCTTAGAAAGCAAAGTTGACACTTTAATCGTCATTCCCAACAATAAATTATTATCGGTAATTCCCTCGGATACTCCCTTACAAGAATCTTTTCGCATGGCAGATGATACTTTAAGACAAGGAGTTCAAGGTATTTCTGATATAATCACTATACCAGGTCTTGTAAACGTTGATTTTGCAGATGTTAGAGCCGTTATGGCTGATGCAGGATCTGCTTTAATGGGTATTGGTATAGGTTCAGGAAAATCGAGGGCGAAAGAAGGGGCGGTGGCTGCTATTTCCTCACCTTTACTAGAATCTTCTATACAAGGTGCTACTGGTGTGGTGCTAAACATTACAGGGGGAACTGATTTAACTTTACACGAAGTTAATACCGCCGCTGAAACCATTTATGAGATTGTTGATCCCAATGCGAATATTATTTTTGGGGCAGTAATTGATGAAAAAATGCAAGGAGAAATTAGGATTACGGTGATTGCAACAGGTTTTTCGGGAGAACCAAAAATTAATCCGATCGCAAAAACTGCTGTTAAAGCAAATACTTCTTCTACTTCTACTGGTAACTTAGAAGAAAATAATAATCCAAATCCTGATCCTAGTAATGTAACATCAGGGTTAGATATTCCTGAATTTTTGCAACGTCGTCGTTTTCCTCGTCGATAA
- a CDS encoding NAD(P)-dependent oxidoreductase, whose amino-acid sequence MNQQLAFLGLGVMGKPMALNLINSGFNVRVWNRTKNPPYFDSFNIQDTIEETITDAKIIFTCLGDVPDVEEVLFSPQGVINFAQPNTLVVDFSTIGSKSVQSIAEKLQTKKIRFLDAPVSGGDIGAQQGTLTIMVGGNPKDFQECKPYFQVLGKNITYCGALGSGQAVKLCNQVLASLHMVAICEALTLAKKQGIDPNLVIEVCSTGAAGSWALTNLAPKIIDSDYSPGFMIKHILKDLRLINEVLDNDHSLVGVELAQKLFQITADLDNGKGYIEGTQAMIKNYLFPQNSLK is encoded by the coding sequence ATGAATCAGCAACTAGCTTTTTTGGGTTTAGGAGTAATGGGTAAACCCATGGCATTAAATTTGATCAATAGTGGTTTTAATGTCCGGGTGTGGAATAGAACAAAAAATCCTCCTTACTTCGACTCTTTCAATATTCAAGATACGATCGAAGAAACAATCACAGATGCTAAGATTATTTTTACTTGTTTAGGTGATGTTCCAGATGTAGAAGAAGTACTTTTTTCCCCCCAAGGAGTAATCAATTTTGCCCAACCAAATACCCTTGTTGTGGATTTTAGTACGATCGGTTCTAAATCAGTGCAAAGTATTGCAGAAAAGTTGCAAACTAAAAAGATTCGATTTTTAGATGCTCCCGTTTCTGGAGGGGATATTGGTGCTCAACAAGGCACTTTAACCATTATGGTGGGGGGTAATCCAAAAGATTTTCAGGAATGTAAACCCTATTTTCAAGTATTAGGAAAAAACATTACTTATTGTGGTGCGCTTGGTAGTGGTCAAGCAGTGAAATTATGTAATCAAGTTTTAGCATCTTTACACATGGTAGCTATTTGTGAAGCTCTGACATTGGCTAAAAAACAAGGCATTGACCCTAATTTAGTGATTGAAGTTTGTAGTACTGGAGCGGCAGGATCATGGGCTTTAACCAATTTAGCACCAAAAATTATTGACTCTGATTATAGTCCTGGTTTTATGATTAAACATATTCTCAAGGATTTACGTTTAATTAATGAAGTTTTAGACAACGATCATAGCCTAGTGGGAGTTGAATTAGCTCAAAAACTATTTCAAATAACAGCCGATTTAGATAATGGAAAGGGTTATATAGAAGGAACTCAGGCTATGATTAAAAATTATTTATTTCCCCAAAATAGTCTTAAATAA
- a CDS encoding helix-turn-helix transcriptional regulator: MQIEIRQNKLDLFPLCFHALSDPIRLKLLELLSHQELCVTDLCDFLNIKQPKISFHLKILKDSGLVFTRQQGRSIYYRINHSQFNILKQYLESQIIRQCQGVRW; this comes from the coding sequence ATGCAAATAGAGATAAGACAAAACAAATTAGATTTATTTCCACTTTGTTTTCATGCTTTATCAGATCCCATTCGACTTAAGTTACTAGAATTATTGTCTCATCAGGAGTTGTGTGTGACGGATCTTTGTGACTTTCTTAATATAAAACAACCAAAAATTTCTTTTCATTTGAAAATACTTAAAGACTCTGGTTTAGTTTTTACCCGACAACAAGGTCGATCTATTTATTATCGTATTAATCATTCTCAATTTAATATTTTAAAACAATATTTAGAGTCTCAAATTATTAGACAATGTCAGGGAGTTCGTTGGTAA
- a CDS encoding STAS domain-containing protein, with translation MLPRIKVLKPEGIFDNGKSTQFRQQIGELIDQGVNVILIDLKKVTFMDSSGLGGLVLILKMVRGVSGRLFLMSLNDQVKMLFDLTNMGNIFEIITDKSELEEKLKNP, from the coding sequence ATGTTACCTAGAATAAAAGTTCTAAAACCTGAAGGTATTTTCGATAATGGTAAATCAACTCAGTTTCGTCAACAAATTGGTGAGTTAATTGATCAGGGTGTTAATGTCATTCTCATTGACTTAAAGAAAGTAACTTTCATGGATAGTTCTGGTTTGGGGGGATTAGTATTAATTCTCAAAATGGTTCGTGGTGTCAGTGGCAGACTTTTTTTGATGTCTTTGAATGATCAAGTAAAAATGTTATTTGATTTAACTAATATGGGAAATATTTTTGAGATTATCACAGATAAATCCGAGTTAGAAGAAAAACTGAAAAATCCTTAA
- a CDS encoding precorrin-2 C(20)-methyltransferase, whose translation MKDKIGTLYGVSVGTGDPELITIKALKIIQQTKIIAFPAGINNRLGIAETIIQGYLQPHQKKLPLSFPYTISQNILTQAWHDVSTQVWQYLKNGEDVAFVCEGDISFYSTFTYLALTIQKLYSEVKIQRIAGVSSPMASASVLGLPLTIQEEKLIILPALYSVKHLEEALDWAEVVVLMKVASVYNQVWKTLAQRDLFDRSYLVEKATTDQEKVYTCLNNYPELKLSYFSILIIYQRKVNNEGFII comes from the coding sequence ATGAAAGATAAAATAGGCACTCTTTATGGTGTCAGTGTCGGTACAGGTGATCCAGAGTTAATCACTATTAAGGCTTTAAAAATTATTCAGCAAACGAAAATTATTGCCTTTCCTGCTGGAATAAATAATCGTTTAGGAATCGCAGAAACCATTATTCAAGGTTACTTACAACCCCATCAAAAAAAACTACCTTTATCTTTTCCCTATACTATATCTCAAAATATCTTAACTCAAGCATGGCATGATGTAAGTACTCAAGTATGGCAATATCTGAAAAATGGGGAAGATGTCGCATTTGTTTGTGAGGGTGATATAAGTTTTTATAGTACTTTTACTTATTTAGCTTTAACCATCCAAAAATTATATTCAGAGGTAAAAATACAACGTATTGCTGGAGTATCTTCTCCCATGGCTTCGGCTTCTGTCTTGGGATTGCCTTTGACGATACAGGAGGAAAAATTAATTATTTTACCGGCACTTTATTCTGTAAAACATTTAGAAGAAGCATTAGATTGGGCTGAGGTAGTAGTATTAATGAAAGTTGCTTCTGTTTATAATCAAGTTTGGAAGACTTTAGCACAAAGAGATTTATTCGATCGATCCTATTTAGTAGAAAAAGCAACTACAGATCAAGAAAAAGTATATACCTGTTTAAATAATTATCCCGAACTTAAATTAAGTTATTTTTCCATCTTAATAATTTATCAAAGAAAAGTTAATAATGAAGGATTTATTATTTAG
- a CDS encoding ABC transporter substrate-binding protein: MKSINNIIKLQWRKLSHLIITFSLIFVVLCLSSCSLNSSANNESRLIQAILSDPKTFNAVLSQESPNIFGLTYEGLVTENPLTGEIEPALAQSWTISEDKLTIIFTLKNDLKWSDAKPLTADDVVFSYNQLYLNEEIPSNARDSLRIGKNRAFPIVEKIDNLRVKFIIPEPFAPFLESTGLSILPKHILEDKVTQKGADGKPIFLSFWGVDTPPDQLVVNGAYKLKSYATSQRIIFTKNPYYWQKDENKNPLPYIDEVVWEIVESTDTSVLQFRSGSLDSIGVTPEYFSLLKREENRGNFSIFNGGAAYGTTFMSFNLNQGSRDGKPLVDQIKSKWFNNMNFRKAIAYSINRESMINNIYRGLGEAQNSPISVQSPFYDPTIIGYDYDPELAKKLLLQEGFKYDQQGKLLDSENHEVRFTLLTNAGNKIRESLGSQIKQDLSQIGITVDFTPIAFSVLVDKLTNSLDWEAHIIGFGGGNEPNGGANLWFPDGNLHLFNQKPQPGRSPIQGRVIADWEAEIGDLYIEGAKELDLEKRKTIYNKTQQLAVEYLPLIYLVNPYSLAAVRNRIKGVEFSALGGAFWNIEKLKIKEN, encoded by the coding sequence ATGAAGTCAATTAACAATATTATAAAACTACAATGGCGAAAACTATCACATTTAATTATCACTTTTTCTCTAATTTTTGTTGTTTTGTGTTTGTCTTCCTGTAGTTTAAATTCCTCTGCAAACAATGAATCAAGACTTATTCAAGCCATTTTAAGTGATCCGAAAACCTTTAATGCTGTTTTATCTCAAGAATCCCCCAATATTTTTGGTTTAACCTATGAAGGATTAGTTACAGAAAATCCGCTTACAGGAGAAATTGAACCAGCATTGGCACAATCATGGACTATTTCTGAAGATAAATTAACTATTATTTTTACTCTCAAAAATGATTTAAAATGGTCTGATGCTAAACCTTTAACTGCTGATGATGTTGTTTTTAGTTATAACCAATTATATCTTAATGAAGAAATCCCTTCCAATGCGAGAGATAGTTTAAGAATTGGAAAAAATCGAGCTTTTCCCATAGTTGAAAAAATTGATAATTTACGAGTAAAATTCATTATCCCTGAACCTTTTGCACCTTTTTTAGAAAGTACAGGATTATCTATTTTACCTAAACATATTTTAGAGGATAAAGTTACTCAAAAAGGAGCTGATGGAAAACCAATTTTTCTCTCTTTTTGGGGTGTCGACACTCCCCCTGATCAATTAGTAGTTAATGGAGCTTATAAACTAAAAAGCTATGCTACTTCTCAACGAATAATTTTTACTAAAAATCCTTACTATTGGCAGAAAGATGAAAATAAAAATCCTCTACCTTATATTGATGAAGTAGTTTGGGAAATCGTCGAATCTACTGATACTTCAGTATTACAATTTCGATCGGGCAGTTTAGATTCTATTGGTGTTACTCCTGAATATTTTTCTTTGTTAAAAAGAGAAGAAAATCGGGGAAATTTTAGCATTTTTAATGGCGGTGCCGCTTATGGTACAACCTTTATGAGTTTTAATCTTAATCAAGGATCAAGAGATGGTAAACCTTTAGTTGATCAAATAAAATCTAAATGGTTTAATAACATGAATTTTCGCAAAGCGATCGCTTATAGTATCAATAGAGAAAGCATGATTAATAATATTTATCGAGGTTTAGGAGAAGCACAAAACTCGCCTATTTCGGTACAATCTCCTTTTTATGATCCAACTATTATTGGTTATGATTATGATCCAGAATTAGCTAAAAAATTACTCTTACAAGAAGGTTTTAAATATGATCAACAAGGAAAATTATTAGACTCAGAAAATCATGAAGTAAGATTCACTTTATTAACCAATGCAGGAAATAAAATTAGGGAATCTTTAGGTTCACAAATAAAACAGGATTTAAGTCAAATTGGCATCACTGTTGACTTTACACCGATCGCTTTTAGTGTATTAGTAGATAAACTCACTAACTCTTTAGATTGGGAAGCCCATATCATTGGTTTTGGAGGAGGAAATGAACCAAATGGGGGTGCTAATTTATGGTTTCCAGACGGAAATTTACATCTTTTTAATCAAAAACCCCAACCCGGAAGATCACCAATTCAAGGCAGAGTTATAGCTGATTGGGAAGCTGAAATTGGTGATTTATATATAGAAGGTGCAAAAGAATTAGACTTAGAAAAAAGAAAGACAATTTATAATAAAACTCAACAGTTAGCGGTAGAATACCTGCCTTTAATTTACTTAGTTAATCCTTATTCCTTAGCGGCAGTAAGAAATCGGATAAAAGGAGTAGAATTTTCAGCTTTAGGCGGTGCTTTTTGGAATATTGAAAAATTGAAAATAAAGGAAAATTAA
- a CDS encoding 30S ribosomal protein S1 — translation MVSQTETLNSNIGFTHEDFAALLDQYDYHFSPGDIVAGTVFSMESRGALIDIGAKTAAYIPVQELSINRVDDPQEVLQANETREFFILTDENEDGQLTLSIRRIEYMRAWQRVRQLQEEDATVYSNVFATNRGGALVRVEGLRGFIPGSHISAKDTKEDLVGQDLPLKFLEVDEERNRLVLSHRRALVERKMNGLEVSQVVIGSVRGIKPYGAFIDIGGVSGLLHISEISHDHIDTPHSVFNVNDELKVMIIDLDAERGRISLSTKQLEPEPGDMLKNRDLVFEKAEEMAQKFREKLLAGDGDTPAIDPAELEGITAEEEVLIENISADENISEVDSNTVEEENLTSSGV, via the coding sequence ATGGTCAGTCAGACAGAAACTCTAAATAGTAATATTGGTTTTACCCACGAAGATTTTGCCGCTCTCTTAGATCAATATGATTATCATTTCAGTCCCGGTGACATTGTTGCTGGAACTGTTTTTAGTATGGAGTCTCGGGGCGCTCTTATCGATATAGGAGCAAAAACTGCCGCTTATATTCCAGTACAAGAGCTTTCCATCAATAGAGTTGATGATCCTCAAGAAGTATTACAAGCCAATGAAACTAGAGAGTTTTTCATTCTTACCGATGAAAATGAAGACGGACAGTTAACTTTATCCATTCGCAGAATTGAGTATATGCGAGCATGGCAAAGAGTTCGTCAATTGCAAGAAGAAGATGCTACCGTTTATTCTAACGTTTTCGCCACTAATCGTGGTGGTGCATTAGTCAGAGTGGAAGGTTTAAGAGGCTTTATTCCAGGTTCTCATATTAGTGCTAAAGATACTAAAGAAGATTTAGTGGGTCAAGATTTACCCCTCAAGTTTTTAGAAGTTGACGAAGAGCGTAATCGTCTAGTACTCAGTCATCGACGGGCTTTGGTTGAGCGTAAGATGAATGGTTTAGAAGTGAGTCAAGTTGTCATCGGTTCTGTTCGTGGTATTAAGCCTTACGGTGCATTTATTGACATCGGGGGAGTTAGTGGTTTGTTACACATTTCTGAAATTTCTCATGATCATATTGATACTCCTCATAGTGTATTTAATGTCAATGATGAATTGAAAGTGATGATTATTGATTTAGATGCAGAAAGAGGTCGTATTTCTCTTTCCACTAAGCAATTAGAACCAGAACCGGGTGATATGCTCAAAAACCGTGATTTGGTGTTTGAAAAAGCGGAAGAAATGGCTCAAAAATTCAGAGAGAAATTGTTAGCCGGTGATGGAGATACTCCTGCGATCGATCCTGCTGAATTAGAAGGCATTACGGCGGAAGAAGAAGTTTTGATCGAAAATATTTCTGCTGATGAGAATATTTCTGAAGTAGATTCCAACACTGTGGAAGAAGAAAACCTTACTTCTAGTGGTGTCTAA
- a CDS encoding carbonic anhydrase — MKKIIEGLHRFQAGYFESHKDLFEQLSHGQHPRILFITCSDSRIDPNLITQANVGELFVIRNAGNIIPPFGATNGGEGASVEYAIAALDIEQVIVCGHSHCGAMKGLLKMSKLADKMPLVYEWLKQAEATRRLIIDNYSHVEGEELLQITVAENVLTQLENLSTYPIIRSRLHQGRLSLHGWIYSIETGEVLTYDPIAHDFVNLESRTNNPEYIYNLHPSCSVSQSIGCGIYDVNGEKKQPQTIPESINPNLPRSNRLSQEQAERIYRGSR; from the coding sequence ATGAAAAAAATTATAGAAGGGCTACATCGGTTTCAGGCGGGTTATTTCGAGAGTCATAAAGATTTATTTGAACAATTATCTCATGGACAACATCCCCGTATTTTATTTATCACTTGCTCTGATTCTCGAATCGATCCCAATCTTATCACCCAAGCCAACGTTGGGGAATTATTTGTGATTCGTAATGCTGGTAATATTATTCCTCCTTTTGGTGCAACTAATGGTGGTGAAGGTGCTTCGGTAGAATATGCCATTGCGGCTTTGGATATAGAACAAGTGATCGTATGTGGCCATTCTCATTGTGGTGCCATGAAAGGTTTATTAAAAATGTCCAAATTAGCAGATAAAATGCCTTTAGTGTATGAGTGGTTAAAACAAGCAGAGGCAACTCGTCGTTTAATTATTGATAACTATAGCCATGTAGAAGGGGAAGAATTATTACAAATTACCGTTGCGGAAAATGTCTTAACTCAATTGGAAAATTTAAGTACCTATCCCATTATTCGCAGTCGTTTACATCAAGGGCGACTATCCCTTCATGGTTGGATTTATAGCATTGAAACAGGAGAAGTTTTAACTTATGATCCCATCGCCCACGATTTTGTTAACCTAGAAAGTCGTACTAATAATCCTGAATATATTTATAACTTACATCCTAGTTGTTCGGTGTCTCAATCTATCGGATGTGGGATTTATGATGTTAATGGCGAAAAGAAACAACCTCAAACTATCCCGGAATCTATCAATCCTAACTTACCTCGATCGAATCGTCTTTCACAAGAACAAGCCGAAAGAATTTATCGTGGTTCACGTTAA
- a CDS encoding nucleoside triphosphate pyrophosphohydrolase family protein, with the protein MDIKEYQLLTRKTAIYSQETFLEYLTLGLASEAGEVSGVVKKYIRKDYDLELAKDKLIKELGDVIWYWARLCDELGLNPEEVMEKNINKLLDRQINNTLQGDGDDR; encoded by the coding sequence ATGGATATAAAAGAATATCAATTACTAACAAGAAAAACAGCTATTTATTCTCAAGAAACTTTTTTAGAATATCTCACTTTAGGTTTGGCTTCAGAAGCAGGAGAAGTCAGTGGTGTGGTGAAAAAATATATTAGAAAAGACTATGATTTAGAACTTGCTAAAGATAAACTAATTAAAGAATTGGGTGATGTAATATGGTATTGGGCGAGATTATGTGATGAATTAGGTTTAAATCCAGAGGAGGTTATGGAAAAAAACATTAATAAATTGCTCGATCGACAGATTAATAATACTCTACAGGGAGATGGTGACGATCGATAG
- a CDS encoding carbohydrate ABC transporter permease, protein MFLFLGLIIVLFPLFIVIYTSLFDSSSEHNLTLKYYQNAWNDGNFLLAFANSSLVAISVTILQIITSTLGGYALARLDFKGKNFVLLLILATLIIPFQILVIPIFLILKWGHLINTYWALILPTAASGFGIFLMRQYFTTIPQQLEQAAELDGANRLQVIWFILFPLAKPAVITLSLFTFIGEWNDLFKPLVFTNNPQLTTVQLSLASFQEQFTSNWSLLMAAVVISTIPVIILFIIGQKQFIEGVSTTGMKN, encoded by the coding sequence TTGTTTCTTTTTCTTGGTTTAATTATAGTTTTATTTCCTTTATTTATTGTTATTTACACGTCTTTGTTTGATAGTTCTTCAGAACATAATCTTACCTTAAAATATTATCAAAATGCGTGGAACGATGGCAATTTTTTATTAGCTTTTGCTAATTCTAGTTTAGTGGCGATCTCTGTTACTATTTTACAAATAATTACCTCAACTTTAGGCGGATATGCTTTAGCTAGATTAGATTTTAAAGGAAAAAATTTTGTTTTACTATTAATCTTAGCTACTTTAATTATTCCTTTTCAAATATTAGTAATTCCAATTTTTTTAATCCTAAAATGGGGACATTTAATAAACACTTATTGGGCTTTAATTTTGCCAACAGCGGCCAGTGGATTTGGTATTTTTTTGATGCGTCAATATTTTACGACAATACCTCAACAATTAGAACAAGCGGCGGAATTAGATGGTGCAAATCGTTTACAAGTAATCTGGTTTATCCTTTTTCCCCTAGCTAAACCTGCGGTAATCACCCTCTCTTTATTTACTTTTATCGGGGAATGGAATGATTTATTTAAACCCCTTGTCTTCACTAACAATCCTCAATTAACCACCGTACAACTATCTTTAGCTTCATTTCAAGAACAGTTTACCAGTAATTGGTCATTACTGATGGCCGCAGTGGTGATTTCTACCATTCCCGTTATTATTCTGTTTATCATCGGACAAAAACAGTTTATTGAGGGAGTTAGTACTACAGGAATGAAAAATTAA
- a CDS encoding mechanosensitive ion channel family protein, with protein MLENLFNLSQNFQTFIKDLIIAISILILAYFFLKITRNIVFKQIKKITNKEDSILTNKIVIIIDKYFLPITYFGLFYTTLKEIDFNPSIVATVKTIVIILTTIYVTRFLVDTSRIIIYFYSEKYRDSDSIIERNIKALFPAIRIIFWLFAVISILSNLGFDIKAIVAGLGIGGVALALASQGILQDLFSYFAILFDRPFEISDLIAVGDFMGHVEHIGIKTTRIKTITGEQLILANTDLTSSRLRNFKRMEKRQAILKIGVVYETDNQKLAEIPSIIENAIQHIENLTFDSAYFSGFGDFSLNFEVIYYVDSNDIKLYRLTKNQVNLSIKNAFSEHNLEFAYPTQLHYLSRA; from the coding sequence ATGTTGGAAAATCTTTTTAATTTATCGCAAAATTTTCAAACTTTTATTAAAGATTTAATAATAGCAATTTCTATATTAATTTTAGCTTATTTCTTCTTGAAAATAACCAGAAATATTGTTTTTAAACAAATCAAAAAGATTACCAATAAAGAAGATAGTATTTTAACTAATAAAATAGTAATTATTATCGATAAATATTTTCTTCCTATTACTTATTTTGGTTTGTTTTATACTACGTTAAAAGAGATTGATTTTAACCCTTCGATCGTAGCTACAGTTAAAACGATCGTGATTATTTTAACCACTATTTACGTTACTAGATTTTTAGTGGATACATCCAGAATTATAATTTACTTTTATAGTGAAAAATATCGTGATTCGGATTCAATCATCGAAAGAAATATTAAGGCTTTATTTCCTGCCATTAGAATAATATTTTGGCTTTTTGCCGTTATCTCAATTTTGAGTAATTTAGGTTTTGATATTAAAGCGATTGTGGCTGGTTTAGGAATTGGTGGTGTGGCTTTAGCTTTAGCTTCTCAAGGAATTTTACAAGATTTATTTAGCTATTTTGCGATTTTGTTCGATCGACCTTTTGAAATTTCTGATTTAATAGCAGTAGGAGATTTTATGGGTCATGTAGAACATATAGGTATTAAAACTACAAGAATTAAAACCATAACAGGAGAACAATTAATATTAGCAAATACCGATTTAACAAGTTCGAGACTACGAAATTTTAAGCGGATGGAAAAAAGACAAGCGATTTTAAAAATAGGAGTCGTTTATGAAACAGATAATCAGAAACTAGCAGAAATTCCCTCCATCATTGAAAATGCAATTCAACACATTGAAAATCTAACTTTTGATAGTGCTTATTTTTCTGGATTCGGGGATTTTAGTCTTAATTTTGAAGTTATTTATTATGTCGATAGTAATGATATTAAATTGTACCGTTTAACAAAAAATCAAGTAAATTTATCTATCAAAAATGCTTTTTCTGAACATAACTTAGAGTTTGCTTATCCTACTCAACTTCATTATTTATCAAGAGCTTAA